A stretch of Porites lutea chromosome 5, jaPorLute2.1, whole genome shotgun sequence DNA encodes these proteins:
- the LOC140938763 gene encoding tubulin polyglutamylase TTLL11-like produces MKSDDPESDKIVSISQIQPLVSRQLPRVITAIPGKKSWPSESDNGGVARATVTHSETGTKVRRKPRKLVSELAAEVKRGKGRARRRRSAYAPSVDTSRARASSDVVRLAVKELGWRELPTGRRSGCDFYWLDGHFEMPEYPGQLNKFFGMSEAAHKVEFSRQINRMQLLFPNDFSFYPRTWILPDEYGELLEFATKEKKSPTFILKPDGGSQGDGIFLTQNVHDVHMSTALAKSSVVQEYIAEPYLLEKFKFDLRIYVVLKSLEPLQVYICREGMARFCTEHYQPPTPKNIFKTYMHLTNYSLNKHSPRYIQSDAGDKGSKRKLSAVFRQLEKQGCNIHHLWAEIDKVACQTIIAILPILKLQNQIISAEMKRKLRSFQILGFDILLDKDLKPILLEVNSSPSLRIDHEEEVSPGKVECFVSTTDLDIKLPIVKDSMFLAWQNRKSDENPPEVSGCLYQIYPKLASQLDYFRVVERCLTLFRHFVSVRMSNKMGPTSFRMMARRCRLTDFGFTLAAFDIMFINMSRRHPACETGRASLNFNGFCESLIAIGHKKFALTMRRNPVQILLTVLIHCEQHLRLEVKAKEVSSRQRTINNMPPSRLSERKRKSCFHLPTSPLIKEGIL; encoded by the exons ATGAAATCTGACGATCCTGAATCGGACAAAATAGTGTCCATTAGCCAAATACAGCCACTTGTTTCTCGCCAGCTGCCTCGCGTGATCACAGCGATTCCAGGGAAAAAATCATGGCCAAGCGAGAGCGACAACGGAGGCGTTGCTAGGGCCACTGTAACTCATTCAGAAACCGGCACGAAGGTCAGgagaaagccgagaaagctagTGTCCGAGCTTGCTGCCGAGGTTAAAAGAGGGAAGGGAAGGGCGAGAAGAAGGAGGTCTGCTTATGCTCCTTCTGTTGATACATCGCGGGCGAGGGCAAGTAGCGATGTAGTGCGTTTGGCTGTCAAGGAGTTAGGCTGGCGTGAG CTTCCTACAGGTAGACGTAGTGGATGTGACTTTTACTGGCTTGATGGACACTTTGAGATGCCTGAGTATCCAGGGCAACTTAACaaattttttg gTATGTCTGAAGCAGCCCATAAAGTAGAATTCTCAAGACAAATCAACAGAATGCAACTGCTTTTCCCAAATGACTTTTCCTTCTATCCCAGAACTTGGATATTGCCAGATGAATATGGCGAGCTTCTTGAATTTGCaaccaaagaaaagaaatcaccaacttttattttaaaacctgATGGTGGATCTCAAGGCGATGGCATTTTCCTAACTCAAAATGTTCATGATGTACACATGAGCACTGCTCTTGCAAAGTCGTCCGTTGTACAAGAATATATAGCAGAGCCATATCTCCTGGAGAAGTTTAAATTTGACCTTAGAATTTATGTTGTGTTAAAGAGCTTGGAGCCTTTGCAAGTATACATATGCCGGGAGGGTATGGCACGCTTCTGCACAGAGCACTATCAGCCACCGACacctaaaaatattttcaagacATACATGCACTTAACAAACTATTCTCTTAACAAGCATAGCCCAAGATATATCCAAAGTGATGCAGGTGACAAGGGAAGCAAACGAAAGCTTAGTGCAGTCTTCAGACAACTGGAAAAGCAAGGATGTAACATACATCATTTGTGGGCTGAAATAGACAAGGTTGCATGTCAGACTATTATAGCAATTTTACCAATTTTGAAACTTCAAAATCAAATCATTAGTGCGGAGATGAAACGTAAACTCAGAAGCTTTCAAATCTTAGGTTTTGACATTTTGCTGGATAAAGACCTTAAGCCGATTCTTCTTGAGGTCAATTCCAGCCCAAGTTTAAGGATCGACCATGAAGAGGAGGTGAGTCCTGGGAAAGTGGAATGCTTTGTGAGCACAACTGATCTGGATATCAAACTTCCAATTGTCAAGGACTCCATGTTTCTTGCGTGGCAAAACAGAAAGAG TGATGAAAATCCTCCAGAAGTGTCAGGATGTCTGTATCAAATTTACCCCAAGCTGGCCTCGCAGCTGGATTACTTCCGAGTTGTGGAAAGGTGTCTAACATTGTTCAGACACTTTGTAAGTGTCCGCATGTCCAACAAGATGGGTCCAACTTCGTTCAGAATGATGGCAAG ACGATGTCGTCTAACAGACTTTGGCTTCACACTTGCTGCATTTGATATCATGTTTATCAATATGAGCCGCCGACATCCAGCATGTGAAACAGGCCGTGCATCTCTCAACTTCAATGGTTTTTGTGAGTCACTGATTGCAATTGGACATAAAAAGTTTGCACTGACCATGAGGCGCAATCCAGTGCAGATATTGTTAACTGTTTTGATACACTGTGAGCAACACTTACGGTTAGAAGTGAAGGCTAAAGAGGTATCATCACGACAGAGGACAATTAACAATATGCCACCATCCAGACTGAGTGAACGAAAAAGGAAGAGTTGTTTTCATTTGCCCACAAGTCCTCTCATCAAAGAAGGAATCCTGTGA